In Elusimicrobiota bacterium, the sequence TTCGGAGTTATTGTCCGCCAGAGGCGGATCTGCCTCTGGCATGACCGTTTGGCGGGAAGTTGAATTCCGATAACCGGTGGATGAAGTTGCATGACATCATACCGTGGGACGAGTTAGAAAATATTTACAAGAAATATTTTTCTGATGTAGGTCGCCCTGGTAAAGACAGCCAGTTAATCAACGGGTTGATGATAGTAAAACATCAGAAGGTTATCAGTGATGAAGAAGTAGTAAAAGATTTTCTGGAGAATCCGTATATTCAATATTTTTGTGGATATGATCAGTTGGTGACGGAAAAAGAG encodes:
- a CDS encoding transposase, which encodes MHDIIPWDELENIYKKYFSDVGRPGKDSQLINGLMIVKHQKVISDEEVVKDFLENPYIQYFCGYDQLVTEKEIDSSTLTRMRKRLGIEYFPPGVDLPQACQKV